In Actinoplanes octamycinicus, the genomic window GAGCCTCTACGTGGTCCAGCGCGGCGGCGGGGTGGCCGACGTCAGCCTGCTGCTCGGCGGTCGCGCGGTGGCCCTGGTGCTGTGCCTGCTGATCGGCGGGGTGCTGGCCGACCGGGTGCCGCGGATCCGGCTGCTGATCACCGCGGACGTGTTCCGGGCCGCGGTGCTGCTCGCCGCCGTGGCGGCGCTGCCGCACCTGGCGCTGGGCGCGCTGGCCGTGGTGACCGTGCTGGTCACCGCCACCGGGCCGCGGGCCGCGCTGCTGGTGGCCGCGGCGCTGTTCCTGATCGGGGCGGCGGTGACCGCCGGGGTCCCCGGCGGCGAGCCGGTCGCCCGGCGCGGCGCCTCGGTGCTCACCGACGTCGCCGACGGGTTCCGGGCGATCCGCGACCGGCCCTGGATCTACGCCGTGATGGGCACCGTCTGCCTGCACCTGATGGCCGGCACGGCGGTCGCGCTGACCCTGCTGCCCGTGGTGGCGGCCCGCGACCTGGGCGGCGCCGGCGTCTACGGGGCGGCGGTAGCCGCGATGGCGGCCGGGGCGCTGCCCGCGGTGGTGGTGGCCGCCCGGTACCGCCCGGCCCGGCCCGGCCGGGCGGCGATGCTGGCCCTGGTCGGCTATGCCCTGCCGGTGCTGAGCCTGGCGCTGCCGGTGGGCGCGGCCGGGGTGATCGCGGCCTTCGCGGCCGGCGGCTTCGTCGTGGAGTTCTTCTTCGTGTACTGGGTGGCGGCGCTGCAGCGCAACGTGCCGCGGGAGCTGCTCGGCAAGGTGTTCGCGCTGGACCAGCTCGGCGCGTACGCCCTGCTGCCGGTCGGCTACGCGCTGGTCGGGCCGGTGGTGGCCGGGATCGGCGAGCGACCGGCGCTGATCGGCGGGGCGGTGCTGGTGGCGGTCTCCAGCGTGCTGGTGCTGGCCGTGCCGCGGGTCGCCGGGTTCGGTGACGCCCCGGCGGCCTGAGCGGCGCGGGGTCAGGCCGCCAGCGCCTCGCGCAGCCGGCGCAGGCAGCGGGTCCGGATCGGGCCGATCGAGCTGGCCGACAACGCGAGGCGTTCGGCCGCCTCCTCGTAGCTGGCCGGCGGGTCGGTCAGCATCAGTTCGAGCAGCGCCTGGCACTGCGGCGACAGGCAGTGCAGGGCGGCCCGCAGCCGGGCGTGCAGCTCGGCCCGCAGCACCTCGTCCTCGGGCTGGGCGACCTGCGGGTCGGCCCGCTCGAAGAGTTCGATCTTGTCGCTGACCACCGTCCGCGAGCTCCGGTTGAGCTGCTTGAGCGACTCGTTGCGGGCCACCGTGGCCAGCCAGTCGCCGAGGCGCTCCGGGTCGCGGATGGTGTCGACCTTCTGCACCAGCTTGCTCCAGGTCGCCTGGCAGACGTCCTCGCACTCGGTGTGGCTGAGCCGGTGCCGGAAGGCCACCGACCAGATCAGGCCGGCGAACCGGTCCACCACTTGTTGCCAGGCGCCCTGGTCGCCGCCGCGGCAGGCGGTCAGGAGTTCGGCGTTCGACGGGCCCCGGTGCTGGTAGGTACGGACGGCGGGAGGTGCCACAGCAATCACCTACATCGAAGTTGGTCGATCTTTGAGGGCCGAAGCGGCCGGTGCGGCCGGGACGGGTGGAGGGGACACGGCGCGCTCGGAGCGCGGCCGGGTGAGTTCGGGGCCCCGGAACTCACCCGGTTTCGCCGTGCGTCGCGCTCGGTCGAAACCTGCGCTACTTCGGTTGTAATCGCTGCTCAGGCCGCTCTCAAGGGAGCTGCCGTGGCCGCATCCTGCCGTGTCCGGACCTGGACGGCTCGGGCTGCGCCGCCCGGGGGTGTCCGGTCGCGGCCAGTTCCGGGATCTGAAGGGGGAAGCGGTCGAGAAGAAGGAGGGCCGTCATGGAGCCGAACGTCATCCAGGTGATCCGCGAAGCCGTCGCCGAGACGCTGGACTGCGAGACCGATGCCGTGCCGCTGCACGCCGCCGTGGTGGCCGATCTGGGCGCCGAGTCGATCGAGCTGGTGGACGTGTTGTTCCGGGTGGAGTGCGCGCTCGGCGTCCAGCTGGCCATCGACGACATCGGCACGCTGCTGCAGGGCGGCCTCGCCGACCACCAGTTCGTCGACGCCCGCGGCACGCTGACCGGCGCCGGCCGGGCCCAGCTCGCCTCGATCCTGACCGTGCCCACCGGCGTCCGGCTGGCCACCGGCCTGCGCCCGGACCAGGTCTCCGCGCTGCTCACCGTGGAGGATCTGGCGGCGCTGCTGAGCCCGCTGCTGACCACCACGGACGGATCCCGGCCGTGTCTGGTCCGCTAGGAGCCGGCGTGATCGGCGCCTGGTCGCTGGAGTCGTCCCGGGCGCTGGCCGTGCTGGGCCGCAGCCCCCGGGTGACGGCCGCGGTGTTCACCGGCGCCGAGCTGGAGAGCCTGCTGCGCGAGCCGTTCAACCCGCTGGCCTGCGCGGTGCACTGGACCGTCAAGGAGGCCACGCTGCGGGCGCTGGCCCTGCCGCCCCGGCTGTGGAGCCGGTGGCGGGACGTCCGGGTGGAGGGCTCCGGCAGCCGGCCGCGGGTCCGGCTGCACGGCGAGGTGGCGGCCTACGCCGCGGCCCGCGGCGTCCGCCGGGTCGACGTCACCGTCCGCCACCAGGACAGCCGGCTGATCGCCACGGTGGTGGCCGGCGGCGGCGCCGCGCGCGCCGTGCGGATGATGCCCAGTTTTCCCGGAGCAGTGCGAGGAGAGTCCCGATGACCGACATCCTGACCGCCGCCGAAGTGGTCAGCCGCGAGCCGGCCACCGGCGAGATCCTGGGCCGCTATCCGGTCGCGGACGCCGCCGCGGTGGCCGACGCCACCGGCCGGGCGGCGGCCGCCCAGCCCGGGTGGGCGGCGCTGCCCGGCGCGGCCCGCGCCGGCATTCTGCGCCGGGCCGCCGAGGTGCTCACCCGGCGCGCCGGCGAGCTGGCGCCGCTGCTGATCCGGGAGTCCGGCTCGATCCCCGGCAAGGCCGAGGCCGAGCTGGGCGGCGGGGCCGGCGAGCTGCTGTCCGCCGCCGCGCTGGCCGAGCAGGACCTGGGCCGCGAGCTGGCGACCCGGGAACCGGACCGGACGGCGCGCTCGGTCCGGGTGCCGGTCGGCGTGGTCGCGGTGATCACCCCGTGGAACTTCCCGGTGGTGCTCGCCCTGCGCTCGGTCGCGCCCGCGCTGGCCCTGGGCAACACCGTGGTGCTCAAGCCGGACCCGAACACCCCCGGGATCGGCGGCGCGGCGCTGGCCGCGGTGCTGGCCGAGGCGGGCCTGCCGGACGGTGTGCTGCAGGTGGTGCACGGCGACTCGGAGACCGGCCGGGCGCTGGTCACCGACGAGCGGGTGGACCTGGTCAGCTTCACCGGCTCGGTGGCGGCCGGCCGGTCGGTCGGCGCGGCCGCGGCGATCCGGCTCAAGCGCGCGGTCCTCGAACTCGGCGGCAACAACCCGTTCCTGGTGCTCGACGACGCCGACGTGGCCGCGGCCGCCTCGGCCGGGGCCTGGGGCGGGTTCCTGCACCAGGGGCAGATCTGCATGGCGGCGCGGCGGCACCTGGTGCACCGGTCGGTCCTCGGGGCCTACACCGAGGCGCTGGTGGCGAAGGCCCGGCGGCTGCGGGCCGGCGACCCGTACCGGGACCCGGGCGTGCAGCTCGGGCCGCTGATCAGCGAGGCGCAGCGGGACCGGGTGGTGGCCGCGCTGGACGACGCGGTCGGCGAGGGCGCGGTGGTGGCGGCCGGCGGCACCGTGGACGGGCTGTACGTGGCGCCGACCGTGCTCACCGGGGTGCGCCCGGACATGCGGATCTTCCAGGCCGAGACGTTCGGGCCGGTGGTCACGATCACCGCCTTCGACGACGACGACGAGGCGGTGGCGCTCGCCAACGGCACCCCGTACGGCCTGGCCGCCGCGGTCTACACGCCGGACGCCGAGCGGGGCGCCGCGCTGGCCGGCCGGCTGCGGGCCGGTGCCGTGCACATCGGCGACCAGACCGTCCAGCACGACCCGCGGTGGCCGTTCGCCGGGCTGGGCATCTCCGGCAACGGCGACGGCTTCGGCGGCGCCGCGAGTGTCACCACGTTCACCCAGGAGCGGTGCGTGACGGTGTCCCGGCCGGCGCGTACCTACCCGTTCTGACCGAACTCTGCGAACAGGAGACAGACCATGGTGGACATCCTGCGCGGCCGGCACACCGCCGAGCCTCCGGAGGGCACGGTGACCCTGCTCATCGGCACCCGGATCAACACCCTCTGGAAGGTGCACCGCTGGCTGCCGTTCTTCACCAGCATGGTGCGGATGCTCAAGGAGCTGCTCACCGACAAGGAGCGGCACGGCTTCCTCGGCTACCACGTCTGGTTCGGGCGGACCACGCTGGTGGTCCAGTACTGGCGCAGCATGGACGACCTGCTCGCCTACTCCCGGGCGCAGCCGATGGAGCACGTGCCGACCTGGCGCCTGTTCAACCGGACCAGCGAGGGCGAGCTGGGTGTCTTCCACGAGGCGTACACGGTGACCCGCCGCGGGCACCACGTGATCTACCGGGACATGCCGGCCGCGTTCGGGCTGGGCGGGGCGACCAGCATGGTGCCGGCCCGCAGCCACCCGGGCACCAGCCCGGCCGAGTGGAGCGACAAGGACCGGGCGGACGCCGAGCACTGGGGTGAGGTGCGCGCCTCGGCCTCCTGACCAGGCAGGAAGTCCCCCTGAGACGACGCGGCCCGATCCGCCACCTTCCCCCGGTGGCCGGATCGGGCCGCGTTGTCACCCCGTGTCCAGGACCGGTCAGGCCCGGAGCGGACATATCCAAACCCTGTTCTGATCATCGTCGATGTTCTTTTATCTAAATAACACCGGAGCCGGCACCGGGAAATCACTCGACAGGCAGAATTCAATTCAGGGGGAATGAAGAAATGCGCAAGCTCTTCGTCGCGAGTGTTCTCGGTCTGATCATGGCATTCAGCGGAGCCGCTGCCCAGCAGCTCGGCGAGCCCGGCTCGACCGCTATTAACGCCGACCCCGGTTCGGTCTGCGCCTCCTGCTGGTAATTCCGGCGATCCGGCTGGTCCACGGCCTCCCGGACCGAGCTGACAAGGACTTTCGAGCGGGCCGCCGGCCAGATGATCGCAATGTCGATCATCCGGCCGGCGGCCCGCCTCGCGTGCTCGCTTTGCATGTGTGGACCCCCGGTTTTAGGCTGGCCCATGACAACGTCGCCCGGCCGGGGGGATCGGATAGGTGCCTTTTCAAGATCTGACAGCGGAATCCGAGAAATCAGCGTCCGACGAGGACGACACACGACTGTCCGATGACGACATAAAAATTTACGAGTTCTTCACACGGCCGACCTGCTCGCTGGACGACTACTGTCGCGAGCACGGGGCCGCGGCCCGGCCGGACCGGGTCGCCCGGCTGATCCGGCTGGGGTTGCTCCGCGGTGATCTGCGCGACCCGGCGATCCTGCACGCGGCCAGTCCCGGCCTCGCGGCAGCCGATCTGGCCATGCCGATGGAGGAGCAGGCCCGGGGTCTCGCCGAGCAGTCCGAGCGGATCCGCCGGGAGTTCGTCTCGCTCACCCCGCTCTACGAGAAGGCGGCCGCCGCCGGCGCGGCGCTCTCCAGCACCGAGGTGCTCACCGACGTCCGGGAGATCCGGATCCGCCTCGCGCAGCTGACCAACCGGGTCCGGCACACCACGATCGCCGCCCATCCCAACCTGCCCGACCCGGAGGGCATGCGGGCCGGCCTGGAGCTCGACGAGCAGTTGCTGCGCCGCGGGGTGGAGGTGCGCGGCCTGTTCACCCACACGGTCCGCCGCTACCACGTGGCGGTCGAGCACCTGCGCGCCTTCGCCGCGCTGGGGGCCCAGGTGCGCACCACGTCGATGGTGCCGGCCCGGATGGTGGTCTTCGACAACGAGGTGGCGGTCATCCCGCGCAGCCACGAGGGCCAGGTCGGCGCGGCCATCCTGCACGAGCCGCCGGTGATCTCGTTCCTGGTCCGGTTGTTCGAGCACATGTGGGGCCGCTCGACCGAGCTGGTCGAGGACGAGGCGCAGACCGTGGTGGAGCAGATCGAGCTGGAGATCCTGCGCGAGCTGACCCAGGGGCGGACCGACGAGAGCGTGGCCCGGCGCCTCGGCATCTCGACCCGGACGCTGCGCCGTTACACCACGTCACTGTGCGACCGGCTGGGCGCCGGTTCCCGCTTCCAGCTCGCCGTGCAGGCGATGCGCGCCGGGCTGATCAGCGGCGCGCCGGAGCCGGTCGACGACTGATCCGCCGCGAGGAGCTAGTCCTCGACCGGCACGTCGTCCGGAGCGACCCAGTACGGCACCGCGGTCCCGTCCTCCCAGCGCGTCCGGATGTCACCGGTGGCCGGGTCGCCGGGCTCGGCGGGACGCGACGGATCGCCGTCGCGCTCCGGGGGCACGGCCTCGTCGCCGGGCTCCCGGTTGTTCGTCGCTCGCATGTGTTTCTCCTGATGCCAGCCCGTGTCGAGGAAGGACGGCCGGACCAGCCCGGCCGTGGTGGAAGCGGACCGCAGCCCGTCCACCTTCTCCTTCAGATCCGCGAACCGTTCTGTTCGGACACTTTCTCGGACACTTTCGCCGGACAGTAGTCTCTCCTCGGCCATGCCGGATAGATACCCGGCACGCTGTCCGATCACGCCGCCCGGCGGATCCAGAAGGACATGACGAGCGGCGTACCCGCGGCGGACGAGCGGGGCTGGGCGGATCTCGCCGATCTGGTGCTGGCGCTCGGCCAGCGGGTCGGCGCCCGTGGGCATCCCGGGCTGACCGGCCCGGAGCGGGCGATCCTGCGCCACCTGGCGCACCGGGCCCCGGCCACCCCCAGCCGGATCGCCGCGGCCACCGGCCTGCAGCGCGCCAACGTCTCCGCGGCCCTGGGCCGCCTGCAGGCCCGCGGGTTCATCCGGCGGCAGGCCGACCCGGCCGACGGTCGCGGCGTGACGGTCCGCCTCACCGGGCCCGGCCGGGCCGCCCACCAGCTGGTCCGCCGGGAGTGTGCCGGGCTGCTGGCCGCGGCCGCCGCCGACGACGCCACCGGGCTGGACGCCGCGCTCGGCCTGCTCGGCCGGCTCCGGGACGGCCTCTGACCCGGCCACCGCCGAGCAGCCGCGCCGGCCGGTGACCAGCACCGGCGACCGCGCTGTCCGGTTGGCCGGCCCGCCGGGATCTGCATCGATGTGCCGTCGTGGCGCAAGCACCGGCAGGAGAACCGGAAGGGAACGCAGATGACGACTCGTCAGGAATCCCGCAAGATCTCGGCCACCGCGCACCCGGACCCGCAGGACCCGCGCCGGGTGGCGTACTGGCTGGTCACCGACGACGTGCGGATCGGCGCCGCGCGCAACGGCATCCAGGTCGCCGAGGAACTGCACGACCGGGGCACGCTGTGAGCCGGGTGTCGGTGCTCAAGTTCGCGGCCGGCACGTTCGCCCGGCCGGAGGCGTACCGGGAGATCGCCGGGGTGCTGACCCGGCGGGTCGACGCCGGGGACAAGGTGGCCGTGGTGGTCGGCGCCCGGCCGGGGGAGACCGAACGGCTGCGCGACGACGCCTACGCGGTGGACCCGGCGCCGGGCGCCGCCGCGCTGGACGGGCTGGTGCAGCACGCCGGCACGGTCAGCGCCGCCCTGCTGCGCGTCGCCTGCGAACGACGTGGCCTGTTCGCCACCGTGCTGGCCGGGCGGGGCACCGGGTTCGTCAGCGACTCCACCTTCGGCAACGCCCGGCTGCTCGGTTACGGCGGCCGGGAGATGAGCGCGGCGCTGGCCCGCTACGACGTGATCGTGGTGGCCGGCGGCCAGGCCACCGACGTCACCGGGCGGCCCACCTACCTGGGCGAGCACACCGCCGACCTGTCCGCGGTGGCGGTGGCCGTCGGGCTCGGCGCGGACCGGGTGGAGATCTGCTCGGACGTGCCGGGTGTCTACGACGCCGACCCGAACCTGCTGGCCGGGGCCCGGCCGCTGGCGGCGCTGGACTACGACAG contains:
- a CDS encoding 4'-phosphopantetheinyl transferase superfamily protein encodes the protein MIGAWSLESSRALAVLGRSPRVTAAVFTGAELESLLREPFNPLACAVHWTVKEATLRALALPPRLWSRWRDVRVEGSGSRPRVRLHGEVAAYAAARGVRRVDVTVRHQDSRLIATVVAGGGAARAVRMMPSFPGAVRGESR
- a CDS encoding monooxygenase family protein, whose amino-acid sequence is MVDILRGRHTAEPPEGTVTLLIGTRINTLWKVHRWLPFFTSMVRMLKELLTDKERHGFLGYHVWFGRTTLVVQYWRSMDDLLAYSRAQPMEHVPTWRLFNRTSEGELGVFHEAYTVTRRGHHVIYRDMPAAFGLGGATSMVPARSHPGTSPAEWSDKDRADAEHWGEVRASAS
- a CDS encoding amino acid kinase family protein, yielding MSVLKFAAGTFARPEAYREIAGVLTRRVDAGDKVAVVVGARPGETERLRDDAYAVDPAPGAAALDGLVQHAGTVSAALLRVACERRGLFATVLAGRGTGFVSDSTFGNARLLGYGGREMSAALARYDVIVVAGGQATDVTGRPTYLGEHTADLSAVAVAVGLGADRVEICSDVPGVYDADPNLLAGARPLAALDYDSALRLASLGARVLHPRAVRLARARGVTIECRLNREPYPVGTTIGAGGSLPYAVVVAGDAVVVRCPDPDALTRAADALTARGVEPLLLPHDLVVAVPGGATGVAPILAAAGAPGRVTGEKLLSVIRDGQVVTTVEPALEAAVRRGQQLLDARPATLAEPLLVAA
- a CDS encoding RNA polymerase sigma factor, with protein sequence MAPPAVRTYQHRGPSNAELLTACRGGDQGAWQQVVDRFAGLIWSVAFRHRLSHTECEDVCQATWSKLVQKVDTIRDPERLGDWLATVARNESLKQLNRSSRTVVSDKIELFERADPQVAQPEDEVLRAELHARLRAALHCLSPQCQALLELMLTDPPASYEEAAERLALSASSIGPIRTRCLRRLREALAA
- a CDS encoding acyl carrier protein, with the translated sequence MEPNVIQVIREAVAETLDCETDAVPLHAAVVADLGAESIELVDVLFRVECALGVQLAIDDIGTLLQGGLADHQFVDARGTLTGAGRAQLASILTVPTGVRLATGLRPDQVSALLTVEDLAALLSPLLTTTDGSRPCLVR
- a CDS encoding aldehyde dehydrogenase family protein gives rise to the protein MTDILTAAEVVSREPATGEILGRYPVADAAAVADATGRAAAAQPGWAALPGAARAGILRRAAEVLTRRAGELAPLLIRESGSIPGKAEAELGGGAGELLSAAALAEQDLGRELATREPDRTARSVRVPVGVVAVITPWNFPVVLALRSVAPALALGNTVVLKPDPNTPGIGGAALAAVLAEAGLPDGVLQVVHGDSETGRALVTDERVDLVSFTGSVAAGRSVGAAAAIRLKRAVLELGGNNPFLVLDDADVAAAASAGAWGGFLHQGQICMAARRHLVHRSVLGAYTEALVAKARRLRAGDPYRDPGVQLGPLISEAQRDRVVAALDDAVGEGAVVAAGGTVDGLYVAPTVLTGVRPDMRIFQAETFGPVVTITAFDDDDEAVALANGTPYGLAAAVYTPDAERGAALAGRLRAGAVHIGDQTVQHDPRWPFAGLGISGNGDGFGGAASVTTFTQERCVTVSRPARTYPF
- a CDS encoding helix-turn-helix transcriptional regulator, with product MPFQDLTAESEKSASDEDDTRLSDDDIKIYEFFTRPTCSLDDYCREHGAAARPDRVARLIRLGLLRGDLRDPAILHAASPGLAAADLAMPMEEQARGLAEQSERIRREFVSLTPLYEKAAAAGAALSSTEVLTDVREIRIRLAQLTNRVRHTTIAAHPNLPDPEGMRAGLELDEQLLRRGVEVRGLFTHTVRRYHVAVEHLRAFAALGAQVRTTSMVPARMVVFDNEVAVIPRSHEGQVGAAILHEPPVISFLVRLFEHMWGRSTELVEDEAQTVVEQIELEILRELTQGRTDESVARRLGISTRTLRRYTTSLCDRLGAGSRFQLAVQAMRAGLISGAPEPVDD
- a CDS encoding MarR family winged helix-turn-helix transcriptional regulator, with the protein product MTSGVPAADERGWADLADLVLALGQRVGARGHPGLTGPERAILRHLAHRAPATPSRIAAATGLQRANVSAALGRLQARGFIRRQADPADGRGVTVRLTGPGRAAHQLVRRECAGLLAAAAADDATGLDAALGLLGRLRDGL